One genomic region from Sphingomonas paeninsulae encodes:
- a CDS encoding fatty acid desaturase family protein → MVATPTSVDTDIFHAAILKRMVIATFVLSLAANIALSSGTMDWRIIPACLIGWYLADAASGIVHMYMDYRHCPPGRGLDKLFFYSGSRISEEYLELRRSVLKHVGTFDRLVFDFKNHHPRPDALGRRGIVDLIWSSIAFVALPLSILLNVAALMWEIPLWFTAAALMLLIGGALAQYFHSSLHRADVPLTIKAMRAVGLLMTPSAHAFHHATLRRDFATNSGWSNRLLNPIFSFLHRQGILVDAGLEPT, encoded by the coding sequence ATGGTGGCAACGCCAACCAGTGTGGACACGGATATCTTTCACGCCGCAATCTTGAAGCGAATGGTCATTGCGACGTTTGTGCTGTCACTGGCCGCGAACATTGCCCTGTCGAGTGGCACTATGGACTGGCGTATCATTCCGGCCTGCTTGATCGGATGGTATCTCGCCGATGCCGCGTCCGGCATCGTTCATATGTATATGGACTATCGGCATTGTCCCCCGGGACGAGGCCTGGACAAGTTATTTTTCTATTCTGGCTCGCGCATTTCCGAGGAGTATCTCGAACTGCGAAGATCGGTGCTTAAACACGTCGGTACGTTCGATCGCCTCGTTTTCGATTTCAAAAACCATCATCCGCGTCCCGATGCTTTGGGACGGCGTGGCATTGTCGATCTTATATGGTCGAGTATAGCGTTCGTCGCGCTTCCCCTGTCGATTTTGCTGAACGTAGCGGCATTGATGTGGGAAATACCGTTATGGTTTACGGCTGCGGCTCTGATGTTGCTGATCGGCGGCGCGTTGGCCCAGTACTTCCATTCGTCACTTCATCGGGCGGACGTCCCGCTGACGATAAAGGCTATGCGCGCCGTCGGTTTGTTGATGACACCTTCAGCCCACGCTTTCCATCACGCCACGTTGCGCCGTGACTTTGCGACGAATTCAGGATGGTCCAACCGATTGCTCAACCCGATATTCAGCTTTCTACACCGGCAAGGCATATTGGTTGATGCGGGGCTGGAACCGACCTGA
- a CDS encoding outer membrane protein: protein MRKLIVMVGTALSLISGVASAQETSFRGLRVEGNIGGDRYQSEGIHNDRLGYGGTIGFDGMIGDRIVIGPEASFWRANKWTENCSGVPGGSLCDKSFDEWGAAVRAGVLVNPNLLVFGKGGYVNNEQRQRFDSATISVPSSYDHFRTDGYQVGGGVEYTLTGGRLPVYVNAQYVFSKYDDNTSRQRVMMGLGFRFK from the coding sequence ATGCGTAAACTTATTGTCATGGTCGGAACGGCATTGTCGCTGATTTCGGGTGTCGCTTCGGCTCAGGAAACATCGTTCCGCGGCCTTCGCGTCGAAGGCAACATCGGTGGAGATCGCTATCAGTCCGAAGGGATCCATAACGATCGCCTTGGTTATGGTGGCACGATCGGTTTCGACGGAATGATCGGCGACCGGATCGTGATCGGTCCTGAAGCCAGCTTCTGGCGTGCCAACAAGTGGACCGAAAATTGCAGCGGCGTGCCCGGTGGTTCGCTTTGCGACAAGTCGTTCGACGAATGGGGTGCTGCTGTGCGCGCCGGTGTCCTGGTTAACCCAAACCTTCTCGTGTTTGGTAAGGGCGGTTACGTCAACAACGAGCAGCGTCAGCGCTTTGATTCCGCGACAATTAGCGTTCCATCGTCGTATGATCACTTCCGTACCGATGGTTATCAGGTCGGTGGCGGTGTTGAATACACCCTCACTGGAGGCAGATTGCCAGTATATGTGAACGCTCAGTATGTGTTTTCGAAATATGACGACAACACGTCGCGCCAGCGTGTCATGATGGGTCTTGGCTTTCGCTTCAAATAA